In Biomphalaria glabrata chromosome 11, xgBioGlab47.1, whole genome shotgun sequence, the following proteins share a genomic window:
- the LOC129928949 gene encoding uncharacterized protein LOC129928949, translating into MTKSEKQAQRQCTSRHEEKKRKRSSTLKLGTWNVRTLQTGLNENLPDIEDVRKSAIINDELSRLKVDIAALQETRLADSGSIKEKDYSFFWQGKAESEVREHGVGFAVKNTLLNTVELKCNGSERLLSLRLNTSTGHVTLICAYAPTLSSTPEAKNMFYDNLSSALSEIPTTNRLSSSATSMHALDLTTLHGTAVLGVLVSEK; encoded by the coding sequence ATGACAAAATCTGAAAAGCAGGCACAAAGACAATGTACCAGtcgacatgaagaaaaaaaaagaaagaggagcTCCACTCTTAAACTGGGCACATGGAATGTGCGTACTCTACAAACTGGACTTAATGAAAACTTACCAGACATAGAAGATGTCAGAAAATCTGCAATAATAAACGATGAACTGTCCAGGCTCAAAGTAGACATTGCCGCCCTTCAGGAAACTCGTTTAGCTGACTCTGGTTCAATCAAAGAAAAAGACTACTCCTTCTTCTGGCAAGGCAAAGCCGAAAGCGAAGTAAGGGAACATGGCGTTGGTTTTGCAGTTAAGAACACACTGCTGAACACAGTAGAGCTGAAGTGCAACGGTTCAGAAAGACTCCTATCACTACGCCTTAACACATCTACTGGACATGTGACATTGATATGTGCCTACGCTCCTACTCTGAGTTCCACACCAGAGgccaaaaatatgttttatgacaACCTTTCGTCTGCTCTTAGCGAGATCCCAACTACGAACAGGTTATCATCCTCGGCGACCTCAATGCACGCGTTGGATCTGACAACTCTGCATGGGACAGCTGTATTGGGCGTTTTGGTGTcggaaaagtaa